The Amyelois transitella isolate CPQ chromosome Z, ilAmyTran1.1, whole genome shotgun sequence genome contains a region encoding:
- the LOC106133876 gene encoding retinol dehydrogenase 13-like, protein MFFLIAYSFITTIFVGILIVGLYQKNSNAICKSKRRLDGKTAIVTGGTSGMGLEIAIDFALRGARVIVACPFQDEGETGKETIIKRSGNENVIFEHLDLASFASVRKFAETIMKKENRLDILVNNAGVNAATERLTEDGFNFIYQVNYFGTVLLTLLLLPLLKRNGKPDEPSRIVNTSSISHKLGKVDFESWKKTNHHFKCYPNSKLCIAMFSRELAKRNEYLNVTVNVIDPGIVGTRIYRTATDAFLGPIAVFLATFCSKTPWEGAQTAIHVAVCENARKENGKYFANCKVSPKIPLKEFYDDNLNEVLWDKTVEVIGWNK, encoded by the coding sequence ATGTTTTTCTTGATTGCATATAGTTTCATTACAACAATATTTGTTGGAATTTTGATTGTTGGTTTATACCAGAAGAACTCAAACGCGATATGCAAATCGAAAAGAAGACTTGACGGAAAGACTGCTATTGTGACCGGAGGGACAAGTGGAATGGGACTCGAAATAGCAATAGACTTTGCACTAAGAGGAGCAAGAGTAATCGTGGCGTGCCCTTTCCAAGATGAGGGTGAAACTGGAAAGGAGACAATAATTAAACGTTCTGgtaatgaaaatgttatttttgaacATTTAGACTTAGCGTCATTTGCATCAGTGAGGAAATTTGCTGAAACTATTATGAAAAAGGAAAATAGGTTAGATATACTAGTGAACAACGCAGGTGTCAATGCAGCAACTGAACGACTGACCGAAGatggatttaattttatatatcaagtaaattattttggaaCGGTTTTACTAACCCTATTACTTTTACCCCTTCTGAAAAGAAACGGAAAGCCGGACGAGCCGAGTAGGATAGTCAATACGTCATCCATCAGTCACAAACTAGGAAAAGTTGACTTCGAAAGTTGGAAAAAGACTAATCatcattttaaatgttatcCTAATAGTAAATTGTGTATTGCAATGTTCTCACGAGAGTTGGCCAAGAGAAATGAATACTTAAACGTTACTGTGAATGTCATAGATCCTGGTATCGTTGGCACGCGTATCTACAGGACTGCCACTGATGCATTTTTAGGACCGATCGCAGTATTTTTAGCCACGTTTTGTTCCAAGACCCCATGGGAAGGAGCACAAACAGCGATTCATGTCGCTGTTTGTGAAAACGCTCGTAAAGAAAACGGTAAATATTTTGCTAACTGCAAAGTGTCGCCGAAAATACCATTGAAGGAGTTTTATGATGATAATCTCAACGAAGTTCTCTGGGACAAGACTGTGGAAGTCATAGGATGGAATAAGTAA